In one window of Vulpes vulpes isolate BD-2025 chromosome 1, VulVul3, whole genome shotgun sequence DNA:
- the LOC112909369 gene encoding putative zinc finger and SCAN domain-containing protein 5D: MWHVSFRAFTSSEKSDPVEELRRLCELCYLWLRPDIHTKEQILDTLVMEQFMISMPQEIQALVKESGVRSCKDLQDLLRSNQTPKKWTIVTLQGQEFLMQNSDAQMAEAEASDSDTDLVTDLSKKPQSSVSEIHPEGSQKVRELQTLPGISELSRQQGQNVLLPETIPGKGVLEGLRPKENLEKNLEETILKSQEPQLLKGHDSMRAEDEKNLQEGICVANMDADIPSTHISERVISTQSRKRRDYQKSPRNSKRRKQKNTSVSQNVSQEGTTYLDKGESSGQPASNSVHPVVEKATESMPTACSICKKRFRYKSQFYIHWRTHTGERPFKCDICSGGFMQPSDLRVHQRIHTGEKPYSCDLCLKTFTHDSTLRSHRRVHTKERPYPCEDCGKAFSHKGNLNVHRRTHSGIKPYMCQECNCAFRQLGTFKRHQKTHAKLNS; the protein is encoded by the exons ATGTGGCATGTGAGCTTCAGAGCCTTCACCAGCTCGGAGAAGTCGGACCCCGTGGAGGAACTGAGGAGGCTCTGTGAGCTCTGCTACCTGTGGCTGAGGCCAGATATCCACACCAAGGAGCAGATTCTGGACACGCTGGTGATGGAGCAGTTTATGATCTCCATGCCGCAGGAGATTCAGGCCCTAGTCAAGGAAAGTGGTGTGCGGAGCTGCAAAGACCTGCAGGACCTGCTGAGAAGCAATCAGACCCCCAAGAAATGG ACCATAGTCACCTTACAAGGACAGGAATTTCTTATGCAAAATTCAGATGCTCAGATGGCTGAAGCTGAGGCCAGTGACAGTGACACAGACCTTGTGACAGATTTGTCCAAGAAGCCCCAATCCTCTGTAAGTGAGATACATCCAGAGGGCAGCCAGAAAGTCAGAGAGCTGCAGACTCTGCCTGGAATCAGTGAACTTTCAAGACAGCAG GGACAGAACGTTCTCCTGCCCGAGACCATTCCTGGAAAAGGTGTACTAGAGGGTCTGAGACCCAAGGAGAACTTGGAGAAGAATCTGGAAGAGACAATACTGAAATCGCAAGAGCCTCAGCTTCTGAAGGGTCATG ATTCCATGAGGGCAGAGGATGAGAAGAATCTCCAGGAAGGAATCTGTGTTGCAAATATGGATGCTGACATACCTTCCACCCACATTTCAGAGAGAGTAATTTCTACTCAGAGTAGGAAAAGAAGAGATTATCAGAAAAGTCCAAGAAattccaaaagaagaaaacagaagaacacCTCCGTTTCCCAAAATGTGTCTCAAGAAGGGACCACATATTTGGACAAAGGAGAATCCTCGGGACAACCAGCATCAAACTCAGTTCATCCTGTGGTAGAAAAAGCCACGGAATCAATGCCAACTGCATGCAGCATATGTAAGAAAAGATTTCGTTATAAATCTCAGTTTTACATTCACTGGAGgacacacacaggagagaggcCTTTTAAATGTGATATCTGTTCTGGGGGTTTCATGCAGCCTTCAGACCTCCGAGTCCACCAGCGAATCCACACAGGTGAGAAGCCATACTCTTGTGACCTCTGCCTCAAGACATTCACTCATGACTCCACCCTGCGGAGTCATAGGAGAGTCCACACTAAGGAGAGGCCTTACCCATGTGAAGACTGTGGGAAAGCTTTTAGCCACAAAGGAAACCTCAATGTTCACCGACGTACCCACTCCGGAATAAAACCCTATATGTGCCAGGAGTGCAACTGTGCCTTTCGTCAGCTGGGAACTTTTAAACGCCACCAAAAAACACATGCAAAATTGAATTCCTGA